The Oleiphilus messinensis DNA segment AAGACGCTCATCCATTGGAGATTATCGTAGGTTGCTTTGGTTGTTGTCGCATCCGGGACCAGATTTGCCGAGCGGGTATCAATAATCCGGGTTGTCATATCGGCGCGTTCCAGATTTCGCCCTGTTTTCAGGAACGTGTATCCTGCATCATGACTCATGGTACCGGCTAGAATGCCCGTAATCGTCTGGCATCGGGTTATAATTTCCTGTAGAAACGGATACCGGCCACGCTTGGTGAGTGCTTGGGACGAGTTTTCCTTTGAATAGTGATACGTTTTATTCAATGCCTCCCAGACTTCCCGAGGTATCACATCCCGAATTGTTCGAGCATTCTCCCGTGCGAATGAAAGACAAGCCAGAATGGAACAATAATTAGTCATATCATTGACCAAAAACTTCAATACTGACCGTTCCTCATAATTGCCATCGTACAACTCACTACAGCCGGTTATCGCCACCAGTTCCCCCCAGATTGGCGAAAGACCACGGGGTAAGTCGAGAATAAGATTGGCATTAACGTTAATCAAACGGGCCATGTCTTCCGCACGCTCCAGATAGCGCGCCATCCAATAAATATTACCAGCAACTCGAGATAACATAGTTACACCTCCTCGTCGACAATCCAGGTATCCTTACTGCCACCACCCTGAGAGGAATTCACCACCAGAGACCCTTTTTTCAACGCCACTCTTGTAAGCCCCCCCATCGTGACGTTTATCTGGTCACTGGACAGTATAAAGGGCCGCATGTCTACATGGCGGGGCTCTGCTTCACCCTCTATCAAGGTAGGCACCGTGCTCAAGCTCAACGTCGGCTGAGCAATATAGTTGCGAGGATCATCTTTAATGAGGGCGGCGAATGTCTCCCGCTCTTTTTTGGTTGAAGCCGGGCCAATCAGCATGCCATAGCCACCGGACTCATTTGCAGGCTTGACGACAAGCTCTTCAAGGTGCTCCAGTACATATTTCCTGTCATCATCCTTCATACACAGGTAAGTCGGCACATTCGGGATAATGGCCTCTTCACCAAGATAATATTTGATCATTTGGGGCACGAAGGCATAGACCACTTTATCATCCGCCACTCCGGCTCCCGGCGCGTTAGCCAGCGCTACATTTCCTTTCATCCAGGCCCGCATCAAACCTTTTACACCCAGCACTGAATCTGGATGAAAAACCTCGGGGTCCAGGAACAGGTCATCAACACGGCGATAAATAACATCAACGCGTTCGAGCCCGTAAATTGTTTTCATATACACACAATCGTCATCGGCAACAATCAAATCTGTCCCTTGAACCAATTCGCAGCCCATTTGCTGTGCGAGATAAGAGTGTTCGAAGTAGGCGGAGTTGTATATTCCCGGTGTTAGCACGACAACCTGAGGATACTCAGCAGGCCGGGGCGACAATGCAGCAAGACAATCAAATAACTGCGAGGGATAATCATCTACCGGCAAAATTGAAAACTCCGAAAACAGGTCAGCAAAGACCCGCTTCATCACCTGCCGGTTTTCCAGTAGATATGATACGCCGGAGGGCACTCTGAGATTATCCTCCAGAACATACATTTGCCCGTCAGAATGACGCACCAGATCAGATCCGCAAATGTGGGCCCAAACACCGTATGCCGGGTTAATGCCAATACACTCCTTGCGAAAGTTTTTTGATTTGGCCAGCAACTCAGCCGGAAAAATCTTATCCTTGATAATCTTCTGGTCGTGATATAAATCATCAATGAACATGTTCAGGGCTTTAACCCGTTGACGGAGGCCCTGGTCGATGACATCCCATTCTGTCTTACTGACAATTCTAGGAATAATGTCAAATGGCCATTGCCGGTCTATTGACCCCCCTTCCTGATTGTATACCGTAAAACTGACGCCCATTTCCTTCATCGCCAGCTCTGCAGTTGATTTCAAGTACCCCAATTCCTCGCTTTCCAAGGTCGCCAAATGCTCGGCTAACTTGGTTGCGACAGGCTTGGGTTTACCTGACTCATCAATCATCTCGTCAAATAACCCCGGACATTGATAACGTCCCCATTCAATCCCCATATGAAGCATCCTCTTCGGATATCCGCTCTACTGTAACAGCAACATCAGGATGCTGCTGCCCTCCCCCATAACATACGCCTTTAAGAGGCGGTACATCGGAATAGTCACGTCCCAGTGCTACGGTGATGTGCTCATCCCGAACCCACATATCGTTCGTTGGATCTGAGTGTAGCCACCCGTATCCCGGAATAAAAACAGCGTACCAGGCATGGGACGCATCAGTCCCCTGCAATTTTTCTTCACCCTCTGGTGGATTTGTGACGATATAACCGCTCACATAAGCAGCAATCAGTCCAATACTTCGTAATCCGCTCACAGCAATATGGGCAAAATCCTGACATACCCCTTTACGGGTCTGCCATACAACATCGATCGGCGTATCAACATGGGTCGCCCCGGTTTGATAGCTGAATTCGCTAAAGATTTGCTTGGTAAACGCCGCTATTGCCTCAACAATCGGTCGTTCAGACACAAATGCGACTTGGGCGTATTCTGCCAAACCTGGCAATGCTGGCGTGATCGGCCCCGGATAGGCAAACCGACAAGAACGCACACGCTGATGGGCGTTGCCAAGTTCACGGTAACGACATTGCTCCCAGGTTGTTTCTTTAATAGCATCCAGCGTCCCGGTATGGCGTTCGACAACGGCATGACTGACGACCTTGAGCATGTCATGGGGCTTGTGCACTTCAAAGTATGTGCATTGATTACCAAAGACATCCATACGGGTCTCGGTCAATCTGGGTTTGGGGTCGATTTTTACACGGTGCTGCAGGCAATTTTGTTGTGGATCATTCAGGGGCGTCAGCCAAGCCATGTTGTAGGCCAGGGACGCCGCTCCAGGATAGCGATATACGGTCTCATGCCTCACCCTCAATAGCGTATGGCTACCGAAGTAATCGGGTGACGGGCTGCGCATGCTTGAAGTATTGGTGTTCAATGTCGAATCCAAACTGATCCAGTTTCTGCTTCAGCTCCTGCAAGAAAGGAGCCAGTTTAGTTACAGTTAGCTCTGCGTTGTACCACTCACCGGCATCAGCGAGTTGCAGTGGAGTTGTCACCGCAAGAATGCGCTTCTCCAAAGCGATCAATCCGCGATGGGGCGTCACATTCAGATGCTTCAAATAGGGCTCCAGTTCAGCCAGAGCAGACACAACAGAACGTGGGTTTGACGGCTCCAGTAAAAGGTGCTGCCAAACCGTATAAAAGCTTAGTTCGGTTCCGTAGCGGCGTCGATGACTATTTAAACAGTCGTGCGCTTCCAGCAACACTTCACGGATACCAAAACCACTATGGCTGTCCTCACCCTCGAGATCGAACTCCCGACAGATTGCAGCGGTGCCGAACAACGTATTGAGTGCTCGCTCGTGACGACGCCCTATTTGTAACCACAGCCCACCCTGATCCAGTGCGAGACTCTCTCGACTTGCTCCCCAAAAGGCCAGAAGCGCGGTCAGGAAAGGCTGAATGAATTGATCCGAAGCCAGTACACTCCAATTGCGCTCACTGTATTCGAGTAGCTCTTCCAACTCCTCTATGGCACGCCAGCAATCCCAGGACCAAAGATCACGAACGGTATAAGCGCTCTGAATTGACATGTGCAGATTGAATGCCACACTGCCTACTTTCTGTGCATTGAGCACCAAGGATTGCATGGAATCAGTGCGCAGCAATCGATTACCCGTTTGACAATACAGATCAAAAGTAGTCTTGAATGACGACAACACATGGAGATCAGACTCAAATCCATAGTCATGGTAACTTTCAAGCCGTTTCATATAGGCTCGAATCAATCGTAATAATGATTCACTGCGTTCAAGATAGCGCGCCATCCAAAAGAGGTGTTCTGCTGCCCGACTGGTTAGTACCGCAGCGGAAGTCCTTCTCTGTCGGGTAACAATGGGCGCGACATTCTCACGGGTAGACTGCTTGGACAGCACCCAGGTGTCCTTACTCTGTCCACCACCCTGACCACTGACCACAAAGGTGTTGGTTACGGGAGAAACCCGGCACAAGCCGCCAGGCATGACATTGTAGGATTCGCCATTGCCAACCGCGAAGCCACGCAGTACGTGGTGGCGTGGGACAATCGCGTCATCCGTGAGCGTCGGCACGGTGGAAAAGTTGATTAACTCCTGTCCGGCATAAAGCCAGGGTGTGGCATTAATTTTCTCTTTTAGCTGTTGCTTGTCCTTCGCAGAGAGTTGCCCTCCGAATTCTGCATGGCAGGAACGATCAACTTTCTTGATAACCATTCGATCGAGGTTTGCCAATACGTGCTGGCGTTCCTTTTCCTGACCACACCACCAGGTCGCAACATTGGGTAACTTCAATTCTTCAGCCAGAAAGTGCTTTGCAAGACGAGGCAAAAAAGGCAGTAACCCGGGTGATTCCAAAATACCTGCCCCAAGCGGATTCGCCATCCCGACACGCCCCAGTAACTGGGCCTGAGCCAGACCGGGCACGCCAAGCATGGAATCTGCACGAAAATTCAACGGGTCACAAAAACTGTCATCGACACGCCGGATAATAACGTCAACCTGTTTTAGATCATCGACTGTTTTTAGATACACTCGCCCCTGGCGAACCGTCAGGTCATCACCTTGAACCAGAGTGATACCCAGTTGCGCAACCAGATAGGCATGCTCAAAGTAAACTTCGTTACCGATCCCCGGTGACAACAGCACAATGGTCGGCTCTTTTGTTTGATCCGGCGCCAACGACATCATTTGCCGTTTGAAGTGGTGAAAGAACTGTCCCAATGGCGCAATTTGCTCACTGCCATTGGCACCCAGTACGCGACGGGAAACCATTCTTGCTTCCAATACATAGCCCGCACCGGAAGGGCTCTGTGTCCGGTCACTGAGTACCCACCACTCACCTTTAGGGCCCCGAGTAATGTCAACCGCAAACAGGCTGAGCGGTTGCTGCGGGCTGCCAATCACCGAGTTCAACAAGCCCGGATTCTGAAGCACCAACTCCGGTGGTACAAGACCTTCCCGAATACAAGTCTGATGACCCAGAATATCGGTCAAAAGCATCGAGAACAATCGCGCTCGTTGCTCCAGTCCTTGCTCCAGAGAACGCCAATCATCACCATCAATCACTAGCGGCAAGGGATCAAGCTGCCAGGTGCGGCGCATCCCCTCCGGGTCATGATAGACATTGTAGTTAACGCCTTGTTCCTTGAGGCGTCGCTGCGTTTCCCGGCGTAAGCGGGTTAACTCTGCTCCGGTCGCACGCCGGAAATAGCGGGAAAAGTTGGACCAGTGGGAACGGACTGCCCCCGACTTGTCTACCATTTCGTCGAAGGAGCCGTCCAGAGGAATATAGGGCGAACCCATAAATCCGAGCTCACCTTGCTCTGAGCCAACCTCCTCTGAATCCTGATTACCGGATTCACTGTCTTCTGAGGCAAGCCCGTCCGCTATATCAGACTTTGACCGCGCACTCCCGGAGACAGTCTCGGCCTTATCAGAACCGCCCTCAAGCGCAGCATCGCTGAGCAGGTCTGTTTGAGCCGGTTGGACAGCCGCCGAATCGGAAGAAGCAGGACCCGGATCAGTCACATCTGTTGTTGTACTGTTATCTTTATCACCCATGCTCTAATCGTAGCGCAAATCCAAAGTATAGGGGTAACTCGGATTATAAGTTTGTGGCGGTGGTGTACTGCCTTTGCGTGGACCGTCGTGACGATAGAAACGCCCTCCACCACTGATCACAGGAGGCGCTATATGCTGACCATGGGTATGGCCAATGTTTTCAAATCGATTTACGCGACGGGATTCTGCTTCCAGCGCGTTCACCGGGAACTGGTCGTAATTACGCCCACCTGGATGCACCACATGATAGGTCCCCCCCCCAACGGATCGCCCTGTCCAGGTATCAAAGAAATCAAACACCAAAGGCGAATGAACCCCTATTGTAGGGTGCAATGCCGACCAAGGTTGCCAGGCACGGTAGCGCACGCCCGCGACAAACGTACCTTCTTCCTCGGTCGGCACCATCGGTATCCGTTTTCCATTACAGGTGAGTACATAACGCTCTGGAGCCGAATGACGGACTTTGACCTGGAGGCGCTCCATACTGGAGTCCACGTACCGAGCAGTGCCACCTGCCGTATTTTCCTCGCCCAGGACAAACCACGGTTCCAGAGCATGTCGCAATTCAACTTGGGAACCCGCCAGCTCAAATTCACCGACTTTCGGACAGCGAAACTCGAAAAAGGCATCAAACCAATGGCTCTTGAAGGGAAAACCGGATTCCTGAAGGAAAGTTAGCACTTCCTGAAAATCAGCCCAGAGGAAATGCGGTAACATGAAGCGATCATGCAGACTGGTTCCCCAATCAACCAGTTTTTTCCGATAGGGCTTCTTCCAGAATGCAGCCACGCAAGCCCGTAATAACAACATTTGTACCAAACTCATGTGCGCATGGGGCGGCATCTCAAAAGCACGGAATTCCAATATCCCCAAGCGTCCGGTGGAAGAATCGGGGGAGTATAACTTATCGATGCAGAATTCACTGCGATGGGTATTCCCGGTCAAGTCAGTCAGCAAGTGTCGTAACAAACGATCAACAAGCCAGGGCTGCAGGGATTCTTCGTCCGGGAGCAGCGAGAACGCGATTTGTAGTTCATAGAGTCGTTCCACCCTTGCTTCATCAACACGAGGGGCCTGGCTGGTCGGACCAATGAATACGCCGCTGAAAAGATAGGACAGACTGGGATGGTGCTGCCAGAATGTAATCAAGCTCTGAACCAGTGATGGCCTGCGCAGCAGTGGACTATCAGCCGGTGTTCGTCCGCCAAGTGTAACGTGATTTCCGCCACCGGTTCCACTGTGTCGCCCATCCAACATGAACTTTTCAGTACCCAACCGGCACATACGGGCCTCTTCATAGAGGGTTTCTGTGATGCTTTTCAGTTCCTGCCAATTGCTGGCTGGCTGAATATTCACTTCGATCACACCGGGATCTGGCGTCACTGCCAATTTCTCCAGGCGCGGATCATAAGGTGGTGTATAACCCTCGATACGCACTGGAAGTTTCAAGCGATTAGCGGCATGACCGATCGCATCAAGCAATGTCACATACTCTTCCAGAGTGGATACGGGCGGCATGAAAACGTATAAATAGCCATCACGGGCTTCTGTACAGATAGCGGTATGTATTTCCATCGCCGCTAAAGGCGTAGAAACAGCCTTGCGGATTGGTCTCAGTTCCTGAGGCAATGGTGCAAACGGATCACGTTCGTGAACTTCAAACTCGTCACTGAGTTCCTGCGCAGATAAACTTGCCAAAGGCAGGCGCAAACCGAGGGGAGAGTTTCCGGATACGAGGTAGAGGGCACCGGAACGAAACCGCCATAAACAGGTCTGCCAGCTCTGCGTGACCTGATTTAGCGCGATTGGCAAACAATATCCAACCGCATTATTGAGCCCTTGCTCATATATTTTCGCCAGAGTCCTGCGTGCCAGCGACTCGTGATCCCGGTCATCCACTTCATCTACCGGGATGCCACCTTGCTGCCATAGCGTTTGGAACGGGTCTTCATAACAGGGTTGAACAGCGGTGTCCGAAAGGCCGATTTGTTTACAAAACTCCACCATTAATGCACGGGCGTCTTCAGGTTTAGCATTGTGCTCCAGGGTATCTTTCGGCCCCTGCCAAAGTGGAACTCCATCCTTACGCCAATAGAGCGAATAGTTCCAGCGTGGTAATGGCTCTCCCGGATACCACTTGCCCTGGCCATAATGCACAAATCCGTTATTGGCATAGCGTTTTGCCAAGCGCTCGGATAACTGGAACGCTAAACGCCGCTTTTCCTCGCCATCCGCATCGGTATTCCACTGTGCGGACTCCATATCATCAATCGATACGAAGGTTGGTTCACCCCCCATGGTCAACCGGATATCCTCTTCTTCGAGAATATCATCAACAAAATTCCCGAGCGCATCAATATCATCCCAATCATGCTCTGAGAACGGTTTAGTAACTCTGGGGTCTTCTTTGATTCGGGTCACTTCATTACTGTAACCAAATTCAACCTCGCATGGATCCAGGGCTCCGGTAATCGGCGCGGAATCCACGGGATCTGGTGTGCAACTCAACGGGATATGGCCTTCCGATGCAAACAGACCCGATGTGGGATCCAACCCCAACCAACCGGCCCCGGGTACATAGACTTCGGTCCAGGCATGCAGGTCTGTAAAGTCCGTTTCAGGCCCACTTGGCCCGTCGAGTGACTTTTGATCAGCAGTTAACTGCACCAGATAGCCAGAAACAAATCGAGCCGCCAAGCCTAAATGGCGGCAGAGCTGAACCAGTAACCAAGCCGAGTCGCGGCAACTCCCCCACTTCGATTTGAGTGTTTCCTCCGGCGTTTGTACCCCCGGTTCGAGGCGCACGGTATAATTGATGTCTTCCCAGAGCTTACGATTTATTTCGACCAGGAAATCATTAATTCGTTGTTTGGATCGACTCACCTTGCTGAGGTAGAGATCGAATTCCTTGCCCCATTTTTTCGCTTCCAGAAACGGACGAAGCTGAACCTTGAGACTATCGGGATATTTAAATGGATAGTGTTCAGCATACTCTTCCACAAAAAAGTCAAAAGGATTATAAGGCGTCATATCTGCAACCAGATCAACATCGACCCTTAATTCCGCAGCTTTCTCAGGAAAAACAAGTCGCGCCATATAGTTCGAGAACGGATCCTGAACCCAATTGAGGAAATGATTTTTCGGTTGGACGTTCAGGCTGTAACTGAGAATGGGTGTCCGGCAATGCGGTGCTGGCCTCAAACGTACCGTATGGGGTGACATATGAATCAACCGGTCATAGGTGTAGACGGTTGAATGCCGAATTCCGACCAAAATACTCATCCATTAGCTCCTTAAAGAGTCAGATTAACGCGCAAGGGCCCAGTCCCCCAAAACGGTTTTTATGGTTACGTAATAACCGCCTTACTTATCATTTTTTTCCCAGTCAAATAACGGAAGATCGTTAAATAACTCCATAAGTCCCTCACCCCAACGTTTGCGCATCGAAGAATAATAGGGTGAGTTCTGTTTATAATGCATGACATGTGCCGGTTCCAGTTTGTCTTTCTCATAAATCATCAAATCAAACGGCGGCGCGACCGACAGATTACTGCGCATTGTCGAATCCAGAGAAACCAGAGCGCAACGAGCGGCCGCCTCTAGACTGGTATTTCTTTTGATGACCCGATCCAGTATCGGCTTCCCGTACTTCGTTTCACCAATCTGCAGAAATGGTGAATACGGCGAATTCTGGATAAAATTACCTTCAGGATAGACCATAAAGATCTGACAGGGCTCACCGATTATTTGCCCCCCGAGTATAAAGGTACAATCGAAATTCGCAGCCTGATTCAAATCGCGCTCGTAATAATTTTTGAGTTTAACAGCCAGCGTACCCAGATATTTTGCCGCTTCATTCATATCCTTACACACAGCAAAGCTACCCACGGGCTTTTCACCTTCAGCCAGATCCAGGTCGTGTTTCAAATCCTGCTCGATTTGATGCACCACAGCCTGAGTCGTTGCAAGATTCCCTGAGGTGAGAAGTGTAAAAAAGCCTTTATCGGGAACTGAAAAAGAAAACATTTTGGGGTACGTATTCACATTATCGACACCGGCATTGGTGCGCGAATCAGAAGCCAATACCAAACCGCTATCAACCGCAATTGCAAGACAGTAAGTCATAAAGAACCTAGATGAGACTGAAGACGAATATGTTTACCAAGGGATTTGTAACCGGTATTTGCACTTCGACCCGGATACGTTCGCCGATGAGATTAAACGATCATAGGATCAACCAGACTATGTTGCAATAGATCTTGCAGGTTTGAATCATGAATGGTGAGGGTCAACAACGACAGGTTTAAATGCAATCCGCACAACAATTAATCAGCAATGACTATTTACGCACAACTCAGGTGCACAAATACCCATTTAGAACTACCTCACTAGCACTACACAACAGTTCGCACCTCTTTTCCCTGGGGAAAAGATTACGTATCTCACTGTTTTATTGTAAGAAATAATTCATTTTTCAGACATAAACCAAAGTACACACCATGATGGCACACGCTATGCAAAGTACTACACAACGACCGCATCAAACGCCGGAAGTATCAGACCGGATGTGAGAGACCTAAACAAATAGCTGAAGACAGTCTCTGCACACCATTTCTGACTCGCAATAGCGATTGATAGGTTTAACGACTTTAACCAGGTCGTCAGTTGAAGCCTGACCACCGAGTCTGGCCTCATCTCAATATGGCAGCGGGGTTAAATTTTAAAACAAACGAAATAACCAAAACTATCGAGAAGAAAGGAGACAGACCATGTCTAAAGCATCTCACAGCGACAGCGTACTTTTTAAATTAACTCATGCCTACGAAGAAGTTCTCGTAAAGGATATGAAAGATTACTTTGACTGGATGTACTTTGCGAACTAGGCATCACGAATCATTTGATCGGCAGAACGGATTCTGAAGATCAATGCTACAACCTCAAAAAGCGCACAATAAACCGCTTATGCGGTCTCAAAACCTAATCGGTTTTTAACACTGAGTCGCTGGCGCGGAAAACCCGCCCGGCGACACTCAATGCTCAATAACGCAGGATTCACTTTTTAAGCATGGAAGGGCAAGGCTGGAACGGAACGGAATCATCCCCCCCGCAAGGACTTCCGCCTCTTCCAGGGAATGGAATACTACGGCTACACCCAGGGAGGTAACGGATGTCACTAATCAGGGACTACTGACCGGAAACGCATCATGCAATCCTTTAGAGAACGAGGACAAACTCGCGTGAGGTATAAGCACCAATTTTTTATCAAAACGATCACAGTATCGTTTAACGCGGTAGTATGCGTCGTGGCTGACACAATTCAACGGGCAAAAGACGACATCAGCTCGGGAAAGTACTGCATTTAAATGCAAACGACTCTCCTCCAACCCACCATCGTGGCACATCAATTCACCGTTATTTTTTTCCACCAATGCACGTAGCGACGGATACTGACCTGAACGCCCACCAACATACAAAATCCGTTGCCCGTTAAGGTCTTTAAACGGGCATCCCCTCTGTCCCTGACCAGAGCATGGATTGCCAGGTTCGCTACGCAACCAGTCCGCCAGAACATCTTCCAGAATACTTAATTCACCATCTTTTTCCTTAACAACAATTTGCAATCGGCAGCGTTCTTCATCTGCCGCAATGCGCTGCAATTCACTTTGTTGAAACTTTTGCTCCAGTGTCCGCATACGTTCCGAAGTCGTAAAAAGATTCTCTGCCAGATTCTCACTGACAGCTTCCAGTTGGGTCACGCGAGAATGACTTTCCAAATTGGCTACACGAGCATTAGCAGCACTGAGATCCGCCTTCAACACTCGTGCTTGAAGCACTTCTTCTTGCAAAGACCGGATTTCGCCCTCAAGATCCGCTATTCGCTCCTGTAATCTGCAAACATATTGCGCATTCTCATCTGTTTTCTCATTAAGATTCTTGCGCAATGTTGCCATTTCCCGAAGATCCGTTCGAATTGAAGCTCCCGACAAATGCGATAGCATGTGGACTTCACCAAATACGGGCTGGAACAACGCCTCAGAACACAACGGATGGGTGATCAGAGACCAATAAGCTCCTGCAATATTGCCGTCTTGAACCGCTTTACGCCAAAGTGTTTTCAATGCCTCT contains these protein-coding regions:
- a CDS encoding alpha-E domain-containing protein; the encoded protein is MLSRVAGNIYWMARYLERAEDMARLINVNANLILDLPRGLSPIWGELVAITGCSELYDGNYEERSVLKFLVNDMTNYCSILACLSFARENARTIRDVIPREVWEALNKTYHYSKENSSQALTKRGRYPFLQEIITRCQTITGILAGTMSHDAGYTFLKTGRNLERADMTTRIIDTRSANLVPDATTTKATYDNLQWMSVLKSLTGYQMYRREMEVRIQRQDVLRFLIQSETFPRAIAHCMIEVERCVEGLPNHDKSIVIIHRLMRQLDNAEIDKLKQTELQLFMDQLQIGIGQLHEELEMNYFGGTYSEQTQCQVA
- a CDS encoding circularly permuted type 2 ATP-grasp protein; protein product: MGIEWGRYQCPGLFDEMIDESGKPKPVATKLAEHLATLESEELGYLKSTAELAMKEMGVSFTVYNQEGGSIDRQWPFDIIPRIVSKTEWDVIDQGLRQRVKALNMFIDDLYHDQKIIKDKIFPAELLAKSKNFRKECIGINPAYGVWAHICGSDLVRHSDGQMYVLEDNLRVPSGVSYLLENRQVMKRVFADLFSEFSILPVDDYPSQLFDCLAALSPRPAEYPQVVVLTPGIYNSAYFEHSYLAQQMGCELVQGTDLIVADDDCVYMKTIYGLERVDVIYRRVDDLFLDPEVFHPDSVLGVKGLMRAWMKGNVALANAPGAGVADDKVVYAFVPQMIKYYLGEEAIIPNVPTYLCMKDDDRKYVLEHLEELVVKPANESGGYGMLIGPASTKKERETFAALIKDDPRNYIAQPTLSLSTVPTLIEGEAEPRHVDMRPFILSSDQINVTMGGLTRVALKKGSLVVNSSQGGGSKDTWIVDEEV
- a CDS encoding transglutaminase family protein, whose amino-acid sequence is MNTNTSSMRSPSPDYFGSHTLLRVRHETVYRYPGAASLAYNMAWLTPLNDPQQNCLQHRVKIDPKPRLTETRMDVFGNQCTYFEVHKPHDMLKVVSHAVVERHTGTLDAIKETTWEQCRYRELGNAHQRVRSCRFAYPGPITPALPGLAEYAQVAFVSERPIVEAIAAFTKQIFSEFSYQTGATHVDTPIDVVWQTRKGVCQDFAHIAVSGLRSIGLIAAYVSGYIVTNPPEGEEKLQGTDASHAWYAVFIPGYGWLHSDPTNDMWVRDEHITVALGRDYSDVPPLKGVCYGGGQQHPDVAVTVERISEEDASYGD
- a CDS encoding circularly permuted type 2 ATP-grasp protein, with the protein product MGDKDNSTTTDVTDPGPASSDSAAVQPAQTDLLSDAALEGGSDKAETVSGSARSKSDIADGLASEDSESGNQDSEEVGSEQGELGFMGSPYIPLDGSFDEMVDKSGAVRSHWSNFSRYFRRATGAELTRLRRETQRRLKEQGVNYNVYHDPEGMRRTWQLDPLPLVIDGDDWRSLEQGLEQRARLFSMLLTDILGHQTCIREGLVPPELVLQNPGLLNSVIGSPQQPLSLFAVDITRGPKGEWWVLSDRTQSPSGAGYVLEARMVSRRVLGANGSEQIAPLGQFFHHFKRQMMSLAPDQTKEPTIVLLSPGIGNEVYFEHAYLVAQLGITLVQGDDLTVRQGRVYLKTVDDLKQVDVIIRRVDDSFCDPLNFRADSMLGVPGLAQAQLLGRVGMANPLGAGILESPGLLPFLPRLAKHFLAEELKLPNVATWWCGQEKERQHVLANLDRMVIKKVDRSCHAEFGGQLSAKDKQQLKEKINATPWLYAGQELINFSTVPTLTDDAIVPRHHVLRGFAVGNGESYNVMPGGLCRVSPVTNTFVVSGQGGGQSKDTWVLSKQSTRENVAPIVTRQRRTSAAVLTSRAAEHLFWMARYLERSESLLRLIRAYMKRLESYHDYGFESDLHVLSSFKTTFDLYCQTGNRLLRTDSMQSLVLNAQKVGSVAFNLHMSIQSAYTVRDLWSWDCWRAIEELEELLEYSERNWSVLASDQFIQPFLTALLAFWGASRESLALDQGGLWLQIGRRHERALNTLFGTAAICREFDLEGEDSHSGFGIREVLLEAHDCLNSHRRRYGTELSFYTVWQHLLLEPSNPRSVVSALAELEPYLKHLNVTPHRGLIALEKRILAVTTPLQLADAGEWYNAELTVTKLAPFLQELKQKLDQFGFDIEHQYFKHAQPVTRLLR
- a CDS encoding transglutaminase family protein, which produces MSILVGIRHSTVYTYDRLIHMSPHTVRLRPAPHCRTPILSYSLNVQPKNHFLNWVQDPFSNYMARLVFPEKAAELRVDVDLVADMTPYNPFDFFVEEYAEHYPFKYPDSLKVQLRPFLEAKKWGKEFDLYLSKVSRSKQRINDFLVEINRKLWEDINYTVRLEPGVQTPEETLKSKWGSCRDSAWLLVQLCRHLGLAARFVSGYLVQLTADQKSLDGPSGPETDFTDLHAWTEVYVPGAGWLGLDPTSGLFASEGHIPLSCTPDPVDSAPITGALDPCEVEFGYSNEVTRIKEDPRVTKPFSEHDWDDIDALGNFVDDILEEEDIRLTMGGEPTFVSIDDMESAQWNTDADGEEKRRLAFQLSERLAKRYANNGFVHYGQGKWYPGEPLPRWNYSLYWRKDGVPLWQGPKDTLEHNAKPEDARALMVEFCKQIGLSDTAVQPCYEDPFQTLWQQGGIPVDEVDDRDHESLARRTLAKIYEQGLNNAVGYCLPIALNQVTQSWQTCLWRFRSGALYLVSGNSPLGLRLPLASLSAQELSDEFEVHERDPFAPLPQELRPIRKAVSTPLAAMEIHTAICTEARDGYLYVFMPPVSTLEEYVTLLDAIGHAANRLKLPVRIEGYTPPYDPRLEKLAVTPDPGVIEVNIQPASNWQELKSITETLYEEARMCRLGTEKFMLDGRHSGTGGGNHVTLGGRTPADSPLLRRPSLVQSLITFWQHHPSLSYLFSGVFIGPTSQAPRVDEARVERLYELQIAFSLLPDEESLQPWLVDRLLRHLLTDLTGNTHRSEFCIDKLYSPDSSTGRLGILEFRAFEMPPHAHMSLVQMLLLRACVAAFWKKPYRKKLVDWGTSLHDRFMLPHFLWADFQEVLTFLQESGFPFKSHWFDAFFEFRCPKVGEFELAGSQVELRHALEPWFVLGEENTAGGTARYVDSSMERLQVKVRHSAPERYVLTCNGKRIPMVPTEEEGTFVAGVRYRAWQPWSALHPTIGVHSPLVFDFFDTWTGRSVGGGTYHVVHPGGRNYDQFPVNALEAESRRVNRFENIGHTHGQHIAPPVISGGGRFYRHDGPRKGSTPPPQTYNPSYPYTLDLRYD
- a CDS encoding peptidase; translation: MTYCLAIAVDSGLVLASDSRTNAGVDNVNTYPKMFSFSVPDKGFFTLLTSGNLATTQAVVHQIEQDLKHDLDLAEGEKPVGSFAVCKDMNEAAKYLGTLAVKLKNYYERDLNQAANFDCTFILGGQIIGEPCQIFMVYPEGNFIQNSPYSPFLQIGETKYGKPILDRVIKRNTSLEAAARCALVSLDSTMRSNLSVAPPFDLMIYEKDKLEPAHVMHYKQNSPYYSSMRKRWGEGLMELFNDLPLFDWEKNDK
- a CDS encoding DUF2325 domain-containing protein; translated protein: MCELDKLNSGRIDSAGNAEIQPFSKHSLDRGAHGVSAPGSKKRAKLWQLNRMYHCSVIGTCATLVELRQIARKYRIECDGPVTDYMLHCTFVSSAQEQSAPIRHLNKLLDKKYSRQIRLFARADSEEALKTLWRKAVQDGNIAGAYWSLITHPLCSEALFQPVFGEVHMLSHLSGASIRTDLREMATLRKNLNEKTDENAQYVCRLQERIADLEGEIRSLQEEVLQARVLKADLSAANARVANLESHSRVTQLEAVSENLAENLFTTSERMRTLEQKFQQSELQRIAADEERCRLQIVVKEKDGELSILEDVLADWLRSEPGNPCSGQGQRGCPFKDLNGQRILYVGGRSGQYPSLRALVEKNNGELMCHDGGLEESRLHLNAVLSRADVVFCPLNCVSHDAYYRVKRYCDRFDKKLVLIPHASLSSFSKGLHDAFPVSSP